A single region of the Kineosporiaceae bacterium SCSIO 59966 genome encodes:
- a CDS encoding WhiB family transcriptional regulator, with protein MQLAELLDALNVEVDDPTRALTLEDIPCQAHDAELWFAESPADVEFAKALCRTCPAREACLAGALERREPWGVWGGELFLAGVVVPRKRPRGRPRKCEAAA; from the coding sequence ATGCAGCTCGCCGAGCTGCTCGACGCGCTGAACGTCGAGGTCGACGACCCCACCAGAGCGCTCACGCTCGAGGACATCCCCTGCCAGGCCCACGACGCCGAGCTGTGGTTCGCCGAGTCCCCGGCCGACGTCGAGTTCGCCAAGGCGCTGTGCCGCACCTGCCCGGCCCGCGAGGCGTGCCTCGCCGGCGCCCTCGAGCGCCGTGAGCCGTGGGGGGTCTGGGGAGGAGAGCTGTTCCTCGCCGGGGTCGTCGTGCCCCGTAAGCGCCCACGCGGGCGGCCCCGCAAGTGCGAGGCGGCCGCGTGA
- a CDS encoding ATP-dependent DNA helicase UvrD2, protein MTAPPDADAVLAALDPEQRQVATTLTGPLCVLAGAGTGKTRAITHRIAYGVHAGVYVPQQVLAVTFTARAAGEMRSRLRDLGVAGVQARTFHSAALRQLQFFWPQAVGGGVPEVLAHKAQLVAMAASRLGVRVNPAAVRDLSAEVEWAKVSMLTPDAYVDAAQRAGRGTPGGFDPVTVARLLQAYEDIKSDRGVIDFEDVLLLTAGILQEHPDIARTVRSQYRHFVVDEYQDVSALQQRLLDLWLGDREELCVVGDASQTIYSFAGATPEHLLGFRTRYPQAAVIRLVRDYRSTPQVVALANGLLDRAPAAATRARVQLVAQRDPGPAPVFAEYADDVDEATSVARRVRELVDAGTPASQVAVLFRTNAQSEPLEQALAAAGLGYVLRGGERFFARREVRDAVLVLRGAARADDGAAGLGEAVRDVLATQGWTPEPPSGTGAVRERWDSLQALVALGDTLAATRPGARLTDLVAELDERAQAQHAPTVEGVTLASLHAAKGLEWDAVFIVGLSEGLVPISFAETPDAVEEERRLLYVGVTRAREHLHLSWSLARTPGGRSSRRPSRFLDGLRPASTADGGRSLAAAGAGRPTRRARVAPVRCRTCGGPLATAVEKKVGRCATCPATYDEGLLEALKEWRARTAGEAKVPAYVVFTDATLVAIAETLPRDLPALSRIAGVGPVKLDRYGAEVLGVLAEHG, encoded by the coding sequence ATGACCGCCCCGCCCGATGCCGACGCCGTCCTGGCCGCACTCGACCCCGAGCAGCGGCAGGTCGCCACGACCCTGACCGGCCCGCTGTGCGTGCTGGCCGGGGCCGGCACCGGCAAGACCCGCGCGATCACCCACCGGATCGCCTACGGCGTCCACGCCGGCGTGTACGTGCCGCAGCAGGTGCTGGCCGTGACGTTCACCGCCCGGGCGGCGGGGGAGATGCGTTCGCGGCTGCGGGACCTCGGGGTCGCGGGGGTGCAGGCCCGCACCTTCCACTCCGCCGCGCTGCGCCAGCTGCAGTTCTTCTGGCCGCAGGCGGTCGGCGGCGGCGTCCCGGAGGTCCTGGCGCACAAGGCCCAGCTCGTCGCGATGGCCGCCTCGCGGCTGGGGGTGCGGGTCAACCCGGCCGCCGTGCGGGACCTGTCCGCCGAGGTGGAGTGGGCCAAGGTGTCGATGCTGACCCCGGACGCCTACGTCGACGCCGCGCAGCGGGCCGGGCGCGGCACCCCGGGCGGCTTCGACCCGGTGACCGTCGCCCGCCTGCTGCAGGCGTACGAGGACATCAAGTCCGACCGCGGTGTCATCGACTTCGAGGACGTCCTGCTCCTCACCGCGGGCATCCTGCAGGAGCACCCCGACATCGCCCGCACCGTGCGCAGCCAGTACCGGCACTTCGTCGTCGACGAGTACCAGGACGTCTCGGCGCTCCAGCAGCGGCTGCTCGACCTGTGGCTCGGGGACCGGGAGGAGCTGTGCGTCGTCGGCGACGCCAGCCAGACCATCTACTCCTTCGCCGGCGCGACCCCAGAGCACCTGCTCGGGTTCCGCACCCGGTACCCGCAGGCCGCTGTCATCCGGCTGGTGCGGGACTACCGCTCCACCCCGCAGGTCGTCGCACTGGCCAACGGGCTGCTCGACCGGGCGCCGGCGGCGGCGACCCGGGCCCGGGTGCAGCTCGTCGCCCAGCGCGACCCCGGACCGGCGCCGGTGTTCGCCGAGTACGCGGACGACGTCGACGAGGCGACCAGCGTCGCCCGCCGGGTCCGCGAGCTCGTCGACGCCGGCACCCCGGCCTCGCAGGTGGCCGTGCTGTTCCGGACGAACGCCCAGTCCGAGCCGCTGGAGCAGGCGCTCGCCGCCGCGGGGCTCGGCTACGTCCTGCGCGGCGGGGAGCGCTTCTTCGCCCGCCGGGAGGTCCGGGACGCCGTCCTCGTGCTGCGCGGGGCGGCGCGCGCGGACGACGGTGCCGCCGGGCTCGGCGAGGCGGTCCGCGACGTCCTGGCCACCCAGGGGTGGACGCCGGAACCGCCCAGCGGGACCGGCGCCGTCCGGGAACGGTGGGACTCCCTGCAGGCCCTCGTCGCCCTCGGCGACACCCTGGCCGCCACCCGCCCTGGTGCCCGGCTGACCGACCTCGTCGCCGAGCTCGACGAGCGCGCCCAGGCCCAGCACGCCCCGACCGTGGAGGGCGTCACCCTGGCGTCCCTGCACGCCGCCAAGGGGCTGGAGTGGGACGCGGTGTTCATCGTCGGGCTGTCCGAGGGCCTGGTGCCGATCTCGTTCGCCGAGACGCCGGACGCCGTGGAGGAGGAGCGCCGACTGCTGTACGTCGGGGTGACCCGGGCCCGCGAGCACCTGCACCTGTCCTGGTCCCTGGCCCGCACCCCGGGCGGGCGGTCCTCGCGGCGGCCGTCCCGGTTCCTCGACGGGCTGCGGCCGGCGTCCACCGCGGACGGCGGCCGCAGCCTGGCCGCCGCCGGCGCAGGGCGTCCCACCCGCCGCGCCCGGGTGGCGCCGGTCCGGTGCCGCACCTGCGGGGGCCCGCTGGCCACCGCGGTGGAGAAGAAGGTGGGCCGGTGCGCAACGTGCCCGGCGACCTACGACGAGGGCCTGCTCGAGGCGCTCAAGGAGTGGCGGGCACGCACCGCGGGGGAGGCGAAGGTGCCGGCGTACGTCGTGTTCACCGATGCCACTCTCGTCGCGATCGCCGAGACGCTCCCCCGGGACCTACCCGCCCTGTCGCGGATCGCAGGCGTCGGGCCGGTGAAGCTCGACCGGTACGGAGCAGAGGTTCTCGGGGTCCTCGCCGAGCACGGCTGA
- a CDS encoding mycoredoxin, which produces MFTTTWCGYCRVLKRAMDREGLAYREVNIEEEPDAAEFVMSVNGGNRTVPTVLFPDGSAATNPPLSLVQERLGR; this is translated from the coding sequence ATGTTCACCACGACGTGGTGCGGGTACTGCCGAGTGCTCAAGCGGGCGATGGACCGTGAAGGCCTCGCCTACCGTGAGGTGAACATCGAGGAGGAGCCCGACGCCGCGGAGTTCGTCATGAGCGTCAACGGCGGCAACCGGACCGTGCCGACCGTGCTGTTCCCCGACGGGTCGGCCGCGACGAACCCGCCGCTGTCCCTCGTCCAGGAGCGGCTGGGCCGCTGA